The nucleotide sequence CCCACGCGGTAGCCGTCGGTGGCCGCATCCGGAGCACCGCCGACGGTGATCACGGACTCCATCATCTCGCGCAGCTGCTCGGCGGTCTGCGCGGAGAAGATCTGACGGCCCTCCGGGCGCTCGATCTCGGTGCGGGTGCCGTCGGGGTCGATGATCGCCTGGAGGAGGCGCGGCTCGATCTGCAGGCCGTCGTTGCCGACCGCCTGGAAGATCGTGGCGGTGCGCAGCGGCGACTGGGAGACTCCCTGCCCGAACAGCACCGTGTACTGCTGCCGGATGTCCCAGTCCTCCCACGCGGGGAGCAGCCCCGGGGACTCACCGGGCAGCTCGATGCCCGTGAGCTCGCCCACGCCGAACTTCTTCATCCAGTCGTAGCGGCCCTGCCGATCCAGGCGCGAGCCCACCAGCACGGTTCCGGTGTTCATGGAGTCGGCGATGATGCCCGCGAAGGTGCGGTCCTCGTCCCCGTGCTCGAAGGCGTCGGTGATCGTCTGCCCGTCGATCTCCAGCTCCGAGGGGACGGCGACCTCAGAGAGCTTGTCGGCGTTGCCCGTGTCGATCGCAGCGGCCGCCGTCAGGATCTTCTGGGTCGAGCCGGGCTCCACAGCCGAGGCCACGCTGCGCGGCTGGAAGTCGCCCTCGTCCTCGGTGCGCCCGGTGTCGTTGGGATCGACCATCGACGAATCCGCGAGCGCCAGCACCGCCCCGTCGGAGATCCGCATCACGATCGCCGTGCCCCACTCGGCGCTGAGCTCCTCCACGCGGCGGGCGATGGCCTGCTGGGCGTAGAACTGGACGTCGCGGTCCAGGGACAGCTCGATCGACGAGCCGTCCTGCGCGGCCGTCTCGTCCTGGGGCGCCACCGGGATGCGGACGCCGTCGGCGCCGATCTCGAAGCTGCGCTCGCCGTCGATGCCCCGCAGGTGCTCGTCCTGGGTCAGCTCGATGCCGCCGAGGGCCTCGCCCTCTCCCCCGACGAACCCGACGACGGAACCGGCCAGGGAGCCGTTGGGGTAGCTGCGCTGGGACACGGGCTCGCCCGTCACGTAGCCCACGCGCAGGTCCTCGATGCGGCTCCACTGCTCGGGGGTCGCGTCCCGGAACAGGTACTCGAAGTTCTTGCGCTCCCCCACCGGGACGTCCGCGTCCCCCTGCAGCTTGTCCTTGACCTCCTGATCCGGCATCCCCAGGATGTCGGCCAGGCTGCGGATCGCCTCCAGGACGGTGAGCTCCTCGGTCGACCCGTCCGGGTTCTGCACGATCAGGTCCTGCACGATCGTCTGATCCACCGCGATGTCGTAGCGCTGGATGCTGCGCGCCAGCACGGCGCCCGTGCGATCGAGGATCTCGCCGCGACGGGCCGGTATGACCTGGACGCGCAGACGACTGGCCTCGGCGCTGGCCGCCTGCCCGCGCAGATCCAGTCCCTGGACCCACACGAGCCGCAGCGCCAGCAGCACCAGGGCCAGCAGGCCGATCAGCAGGCCCACGAACTCGCGACGGCCCATGCCGCCTGCGCTGCCGCTGTCATCGCGCGTGCTGCCGCTCACTGATCTGCTCCTTCCTGTGCCGTGCCGCCCTGTGCGGTCCCGTCCTGCGCTGCGTCGTCGGCCGCGCCTGCTCCGGCGGCGTCTGCCGAGTCCGTCTGCGGGGTCTGCGCCGATCCGCTCAGCGGGGTGTGCCCTTCGGGGGCCTCGGGATTGCCGTCCCCGCTCGACTGCTCGTCCTGCGCTGCGTCGTCGGCCGAGCTGTCGCCGCGCTGCTGCGGTGCGGGGATCGTGCCGCCGTGCAGCTCGACGTCCGCCTCCGCCTTGCGAGCACTGTCGAGCTGGTCCTCCGCCTCGGACTCCGAGGAGGGCAGTGCATCGCGACGGGCGCGCTCTTCCTTCTGGGCCTGCTCGGCGGCCGAGGATCCCACCTGGATGGGCACCGGGATGGCCGTGTCGACCTCGTCGTCATCAGCCTTCGGAGCGGGCACGGCCTCCCCCGTCACCTCGCCGGTGCCCAGGTCGACCACGCCCTGCTCGGTCGGTGCGGGCACCAGGCCCTCCTCCTGGGCGCTGCGGGCCAGGTTCTGCGGAGCCTGATGGAACTCGAGGTCCTGGGTCAGCGACTCGTTCTCGAGCTCGAGGGCCTGCTCCTGGTTGCGCAGCTCGACCAGCCGGTACTGCCCGTCGGTGATCCGCACGTTCATCAGCAGGATCACCGCGAAGGTCCCGAGCACCGCCAGCACCGCCGCAGCGACCGGGAGCAGCCGCGACCACATGGCCCGACGGGACGCGCGCTGGCGGTCGGAGACCCTGGGACGACGACGCGGCAGGCGCAGCCGCCCGCCCCGTGCCGTCCTGCCCGCTGATGTGCTCATGAGTGCTTTCCGTGCCTGCTGTCCGATCTGATCCGCTCCGCGGCGCGCAGCCGCGCGGAGGCCGCTCGCGGGTTCTCCTCGATCTCTTCGGCCGTGGGCGTGTGCGTGCCGCGCGTGATCATGCGGAAGGTCGGCTTGTGCTCCTCCAGCTCGACCGGGAGGCCCTTGGGCGCCGAGGAGCGCGAGCGTCCGGCGAGCTCCTGCTTGACCATCTTGTCCTCGAGCGAGTGGTAGCTCATGGCAGCGACTCGCCCTCCGAGCCTGAGAGCATCCAGGGCGTTCGGCACAGCGCGGCTCAGGACCTCGAGCTCCTGGTTGACCTCGATGCGCAGCGCCTGGAAGGTCTGCTTGGCCGGGTGGCCCTTCTTGTGCAGGGCCGCCGCTGGCTTGGCGGCCCGGACGATCTCCACGAGCTCCCCGGTGGTCGTCAGCTCCCGCTGCTCGCGCGCCTGCACGATCCCGCGGGCGATGCGCTGGGCGAAGCGCTCCTCGCCCCAGTCGCGCAGGATCCGCCGCAGGTCCTGCTCCGAGTACTCCATGACGATGTCCCGGGCCGTGAGCTCGGCCGTGGAGTCCATGCGCATGTCCAGCGGAGCGTCATAGGAGTAGGCGAAGCCGCGCTCGCGCTCATCGAGCTGCATGGAGGAGACGCCGAGGTCGAAGAGGATGCCGTCGGCGGCCTCGAAGCCGGCCTGGGCGAGGGCGGGCTCGATCTGGTCGTAGGTGGTGTGGACCGGGAAGAAGCGATCGGCCCACGGCTCCAGGCGCCGCCCGGCCAGGCGCAGGGCCTGGGGGTCGCGGTCGATGCCCACCAGGCGGACGTCCGGGAAGCGGCGCAGGATGGCTTCGCTGTGCCCGCCCATGCCGAGCGTGGCGTCGATGACGACGGGGGTGGGGCCC is from Kocuria palustris and encodes:
- a CDS encoding penicillin-binding transpeptidase domain-containing protein: MSGSTRDDSGSAGGMGRREFVGLLIGLLALVLLALRLVWVQGLDLRGQAASAEASRLRVQVIPARRGEILDRTGAVLARSIQRYDIAVDQTIVQDLIVQNPDGSTEELTVLEAIRSLADILGMPDQEVKDKLQGDADVPVGERKNFEYLFRDATPEQWSRIEDLRVGYVTGEPVSQRSYPNGSLAGSVVGFVGGEGEALGGIELTQDEHLRGIDGERSFEIGADGVRIPVAPQDETAAQDGSSIELSLDRDVQFYAQQAIARRVEELSAEWGTAIVMRISDGAVLALADSSMVDPNDTGRTEDEGDFQPRSVASAVEPGSTQKILTAAAAIDTGNADKLSEVAVPSELEIDGQTITDAFEHGDEDRTFAGIIADSMNTGTVLVGSRLDRQGRYDWMKKFGVGELTGIELPGESPGLLPAWEDWDIRQQYTVLFGQGVSQSPLRTATIFQAVGNDGLQIEPRLLQAIIDPDGTRTEIERPEGRQIFSAQTAEQLREMMESVITVGGAPDAATDGYRVGGKSGTAEAASADGGYDGYTTSFAGIGPMEDPQFVVAATVHKPQGAVAAIGASAAFSQIMGQVLRHYGVQPSTGGAVGLPKFYGKDEDRNENLPDTPTGIA
- the rsmH gene encoding 16S rRNA (cytosine(1402)-N(4))-methyltransferase RsmH, whose product is MDDLERPAGDRHVPVLLEACLDLLAPALEGPTPVVIDATLGMGGHSEAILRRFPDVRLVGIDRDPQALRLAGRRLEPWADRFFPVHTTYDQIEPALAQAGFEAADGILFDLGVSSMQLDERERGFAYSYDAPLDMRMDSTAELTARDIVMEYSEQDLRRILRDWGEERFAQRIARGIVQAREQRELTTTGELVEIVRAAKPAAALHKKGHPAKQTFQALRIEVNQELEVLSRAVPNALDALRLGGRVAAMSYHSLEDKMVKQELAGRSRSSAPKGLPVELEEHKPTFRMITRGTHTPTAEEIEENPRAASARLRAAERIRSDSRHGKHS